From Parus major isolate Abel chromosome 1A, Parus_major1.1, whole genome shotgun sequence, the proteins below share one genomic window:
- the LOC107204509 gene encoding urotensin-2 receptor-like, whose product MSYNPSLISPSPREDPKGGSFLEESSGGDDDSNVLGGDSLVTGPLGAVLLAMCLTGTVGNIYTVAVASGRVAGCSAGSLGVYMINLALADLLYLSTIPFVVCTYFAHDWFFGDVGCRLLLSLDLLTMHASIFLLTAMSLERYWAVARPLRARRASNAYRKLASAILWLLSLLLTAPMMVMTQLQEGDGPRKRICVPTWTPSAFRLYLTVLFITSVLAPGAVLGIVYTRLARAYQSSAWRLGLPVAGRAPARQLLSRISAIVVAYWACFLPFWAWQLAGLYQGEGLGIGPTAQAYLNFGVTCLAYGNSCVNPFLYTLLASSYRRSHGRTRTGAARPAAPSQQAAGSHSIPLAFMELSGSVRESEG is encoded by the coding sequence ATGTCTTACAACCCTTCTCTCATCAGCCCAAGTCCTAGAGAGGATCCCAAGGGTGGCAGTTTCTTGGAGGAAAGCAGTGGTGGGGATGATGACAGCAATGtcctgggaggggacagcctGGTCACAGGGCCGCTGGGCGCAGTGCTGCTGGCCATGTGCCTCACTGGGACAGTGGGGAACATCTACACAGTGGCAGTGGCCTCTGGCAGGGTGGCAGGCTGTTCAGCAGGTTCCTTGGGAGTCTACATGATCAACCTTGCCCTGGCTGACCTCCTGTACCTCTCCACCATCCCCTTTGTGGTTTGCACCTACTTCGCCCACGACTGGTTCTTTGGGGATGTGGGTTGCAGGCTTTTGCTCAGCCTGGACCTCCTCACCATGCATGCCAGCATCTTCCTCCTGACCGCCATGAGCCTGGAGAGGTACTGGGCGGTGGCCAGGCCTCTGCGGGCCAGGCGGGCCAGCAACGCCTACCGCAAACTGGCCAGCGCCATCCTCTGGCTCCTCTCGCTCCTGCTCACGGCCCCCATGATGGTGAtgacccagctgcaggagggggaCGGCCCCCGCAAGCGCATCTGCGTCCCCACCTGGACGCCATCAGCTTTCCGGCTCTACCTGACCGTGCTGTTCATCACCAGCGTCCTGGCACCCGGTGCCGTGCTGGGCATCGTCTACACCCGCCTGGCCCGGGCGTACCAGTCCTCGGCCTGGCGCCTGGGGCTGCCAGTAGCCGGCCGGGCCCCTGCCCggcagctcctctccaggaTCTCTGCCATCGTGGTGGCCTACTGGGCCTGCTTCCTCCCCTTCTGGGCCTGGCAGCTGGCCGGGCTGTAccagggagaggggctgggcaTCGGCCCCACTGCCCAGGCCTACCTTAACTTCGGTGTCACCTGCCTGGCCTATGGCAACAGCTGTGTCAACCCCTTCCTCTACACCCTGCTTGCCAGCAGCTACCGCCGGAGCCATGGCCGCACCAGGACGGGCGCAGCACGGCCTGCAGCACCCTCTCAGCAGGCTGCGGGAAGCCACAGCATCCCCCTGGCTTTCATGGAGCTGTCGGGGTCTGTGAGGGAAAGCGAGGGGTGA